The Sporomusaceae bacterium FL31 genome contains a region encoding:
- the gltT gene encoding proton glutamate symport protein — MEKGKGMGISTQIFIALILGIVFGYVFPNYGVALKPVGDMFIRMIKMIVVPLVFSSLIMGIAGTGDFKKLGRLGAKSIIWFEIATTLALFVGLAVVNILQPGVGVNVVATDASAVTTAAKKSVDMMQMIVNIIPTNVVDAASRGDMLQIILFSTFFGVAAAAMGPVGKPVVDLSKSVAEIMFKVTWYVMKLAPIGVFALIAFTVGKFGLGMLIPLAKLIGSLYFALILFIALLLTGASIVFRVNFFHLFRAIKEPVMIAFSTAASEAALPIAMEKLEKFGVPKHIVTFVLPTGYTFNLDGSTLYSALAVVFIAQVYGIPFDLSQQLIMVLTLMLSTKGIAAVPGASLIVIAGTAAAFGLPVEGIAIILGVDRILDMARTACNVVGNCVAAVVVARWENELPDSVLQQAYSQNYEA, encoded by the coding sequence ATGGAAAAAGGTAAGGGTATGGGCATTTCAACCCAAATATTCATTGCACTAATTCTCGGTATTGTGTTTGGTTATGTTTTTCCTAACTACGGTGTAGCATTAAAGCCAGTTGGCGATATGTTTATCCGTATGATCAAAATGATTGTTGTACCATTAGTTTTTAGCTCCTTGATTATGGGTATCGCCGGAACGGGTGACTTTAAAAAGTTAGGCCGACTGGGAGCAAAATCAATTATTTGGTTTGAAATTGCTACAACATTAGCATTATTTGTTGGTTTGGCTGTAGTTAATATTCTTCAACCAGGTGTAGGTGTCAATGTTGTTGCCACTGATGCAAGCGCAGTAACCACTGCTGCAAAAAAATCAGTCGATATGATGCAAATGATTGTAAATATCATACCAACAAACGTTGTTGATGCTGCGTCACGTGGTGACATGCTGCAAATTATTCTGTTTTCAACTTTCTTTGGGGTTGCTGCTGCCGCTATGGGGCCTGTAGGCAAACCGGTTGTTGATCTTTCAAAAAGTGTTGCTGAAATCATGTTTAAAGTTACCTGGTATGTGATGAAGCTTGCTCCTATTGGGGTATTTGCATTGATCGCATTTACTGTGGGTAAATTTGGTCTTGGCATGCTGATTCCATTAGCTAAATTAATTGGATCACTGTATTTTGCGCTTATTCTATTCATAGCATTGCTATTAACAGGAGCGTCTATTGTCTTCCGTGTTAACTTCTTCCATCTGTTTAGAGCCATTAAAGAACCGGTTATGATTGCCTTCTCCACTGCTGCAAGTGAGGCTGCATTGCCAATTGCCATGGAGAAACTTGAGAAGTTTGGTGTTCCTAAGCATATTGTAACTTTCGTATTACCTACTGGTTATACGTTTAACTTAGACGGTTCCACTCTTTACAGCGCATTGGCGGTTGTCTTTATTGCCCAAGTATACGGTATTCCTTTTGATCTGTCTCAACAGCTCATTATGGTACTGACACTCATGTTATCCACTAAAGGGATTGCTGCAGTGCCTGGTGCTTCGCTGATTGTTATCGCTGGTACAGCGGCAGCATTCGGACTTCCTGTTGAAGGTATTGCTATCATCCTAGGCGTTGACCGTATTCTTGATATGGCACGTACAGCCTGTAACGTTGTCGGTAACTGTGTAGCAGCTGTTGTTGTTGCACGTTGGGAAAATGAACTTCCTGATTCTGTGTTGCAGCAAGCCTATTCACAGAACTACGAAGCATAA
- a CDS encoding sensor histidine kinase has product MLRRCYEQHKLIINIVFLVALTGMVFVYPFFQSHFRFTLGVPILAALLLYFHKLPILTTAVTSGLAVFLMRSMIYLPFGVSEFNAAVHHNLPAIMYYLVYGACFWAFNIRAYLQQVPMLLLLMSFTDILSNCIELWVRSELLSKNIETLLVTIITVGVIRSVIAILGYYALKQYRDFALAEDRLSRYAELTVLIAQLKAELYYLQKSSQDIENVMEQSYLLYQKLHSYPDGTVQEQAGQALSVARDIHEVKKDYYRVVSGIEKVLEPSAIEKGMRLSEIFFIIEQNTLRSTQQTGKQVALTMRYDYDFLTDKHYLIVSMLNNLITNAIEACPDHCVIEVEQISCGDLIKFVVVDRGNGIKASDYELIFQPGYSTKYCPITGKMSTGLGLAHVKNLAEYLQGGIDVHSTPGEYSAFTITLPLQSLSLENQ; this is encoded by the coding sequence TTGTTGAGACGATGTTATGAGCAGCATAAACTTATCATCAATATAGTGTTTCTGGTAGCGTTAACCGGAATGGTATTTGTATATCCATTCTTTCAAAGTCACTTTCGGTTTACGTTGGGGGTTCCCATTTTAGCAGCGCTGCTGTTGTATTTTCATAAACTACCCATCTTAACTACGGCAGTTACAAGCGGATTAGCCGTTTTTCTTATGCGGAGTATGATCTATCTGCCTTTTGGTGTTAGTGAATTTAATGCTGCTGTTCATCATAATCTGCCGGCTATTATGTATTACCTGGTATATGGGGCTTGCTTTTGGGCGTTTAATATTCGTGCTTACTTGCAGCAGGTTCCAATGTTGTTGCTGCTGATGAGTTTTACTGATATTCTAAGTAATTGTATTGAATTATGGGTTCGATCAGAACTACTGTCAAAAAATATTGAAACATTATTAGTTACGATAATAACAGTCGGGGTCATACGTTCTGTGATTGCCATTTTGGGTTATTACGCGCTTAAACAGTATCGGGACTTTGCCTTGGCTGAAGATCGTTTATCACGCTATGCTGAACTTACTGTACTCATTGCTCAGTTAAAGGCCGAATTGTACTATTTACAGAAGTCATCGCAGGATATTGAAAATGTTATGGAGCAAAGTTATTTGCTTTATCAGAAACTTCATTCTTATCCTGACGGTACAGTGCAGGAACAAGCCGGACAGGCTTTGTCAGTTGCCCGGGATATTCATGAAGTCAAGAAAGATTATTATCGAGTCGTAAGTGGAATTGAAAAAGTATTAGAGCCTTCAGCTATTGAAAAAGGGATGAGGTTATCTGAAATCTTTTTTATTATCGAACAAAATACGCTGCGCAGTACGCAGCAGACCGGCAAACAAGTTGCATTAACCATGAGGTATGATTACGATTTTTTGACAGATAAACATTACTTGATTGTTTCGATGCTGAATAATTTGATTACGAATGCCATCGAAGCCTGTCCTGATCATTGCGTGATTGAAGTCGAACAAATAAGCTGTGGTGATCTTATTAAATTTGTCGTAGTTGACAGAGGCAATGGGATTAAGGCGTCAGACTATGAGCTTATTTTCCAGCCTGGGTATTCTACGAAATATTGTCCTATTACTGGCAAAATGTCGACTGGACTAGGACTCGCACATGTTAAAAATTTAGCAGAGTATTTACAGGGCGGCATTGACGTTCATTCTACTCCCGGAGAGTACAGTGCATTTACTATTACATTACCATTGCAAAGCTTGTCATTAGAGAATCAATAA
- a CDS encoding coenzyme A pyrophosphatase, whose amino-acid sequence MGNQFVTKLKAALFERLGDMATNGMGFFPAAVLIPLIERQNKLSILFEVRASQLAWQPGEVCFPGGRVDEQDVNTQATAVRETVEELGISRQHITVIGEMGAVVSPIGVILKPHIGILHHEHYQLSDDEVAEVFTVPLEFLLTAEPIKAHMEMGNRPLDDFPFELVANYSAEWKRRRTYEVLFYQYEGRVIWGLTAQVLAEFIALCRSVK is encoded by the coding sequence AGCTGCTTTATTCGAGCGATTAGGGGATATGGCAACCAATGGGATGGGATTTTTTCCGGCAGCAGTTCTTATCCCTTTGATCGAGCGTCAGAATAAACTTTCAATCTTGTTCGAGGTTCGGGCAAGTCAGCTGGCCTGGCAGCCTGGTGAGGTTTGCTTTCCTGGCGGACGTGTCGATGAGCAGGATGTAAATACCCAAGCAACAGCGGTTCGGGAAACTGTTGAGGAATTAGGAATTAGCAGGCAGCATATTACTGTCATTGGTGAAATGGGAGCAGTGGTCAGTCCTATCGGAGTTATTCTAAAGCCGCATATTGGGATTCTCCATCATGAGCACTACCAGTTAAGTGATGATGAGGTCGCGGAGGTTTTTACGGTACCTCTGGAATTCCTTTTAACTGCAGAGCCGATCAAGGCTCATATGGAAATGGGCAATCGTCCGCTTGATGATTTTCCTTTCGAATTGGTAGCAAATTATAGTGCTGAGTGGAAACGGCGGCGTACTTATGAAGTTCTTTTTTATCAATATGAAGGGCGGGTTATTTGGGGTCTTACCGCCCAAGTATTAGCTGAGTTTATTGCGTTATGCCGCAGTGTAAAATAA